In the genome of Sphingopyxis sp. YF1, the window TGCGCGATCCCAAGAGCGGCGAGACGCGCTGGATCCTCGACCATGGCGACACGCTTGCGGCGCCGCGCGAAGCGCCCGATTTCATCGAATCGAAACAGGCGAGCTGCGGCTCGCGGCCGGGTACCGCGGTCGATGGTGGCGGTGAGGGCGAAGACCGCGCCGTCGGCCTGTCGCCCGACCAGACGCTGAGCTGGACCTCGGTCGTCGCCCCCGACGGCGCGCGGCGCGTCACCGTCCGCCTGTGGGACGGCACCGCGATGCAGCCCGTGATCGACGACCGTGTCGCGGCGCCCGCGCCCCGGCCCTGACGATGCTCGACCTTTTCATTTCGGCGTTTGTCACGCTCTTCGTGGTGATCGACCCCCCGGGGTGCGCGCCGATCTATGCCAGCCTGACCACCGGGGCGAGCGCGGCGCAGCGCCGCGCGATGGCGCTGCGCGCGACGTTCATCGCCGGCTGCATCCTCGTCTTTTTCGCGATGTTCGGCGAGGCGCTGCTCAGCTTCCTGCACATCGACCTCGACAGTTTCCGCATCGCGGGCGGGATCATGCTGTTCATGATCGCGATCGACATGGTGTTCGAAAAGCGCACCGAACGCCGCGAGCAGCGCGCCGAGAAGATCAAGGCGACCCCCGAGGTCGAGGATGTCTCGGTCTTTCCGATGGCGATGCCGATGCTCGCCGGGCCGGGATCGATCGCCTCGGTGATGCTGCTCGTGTCGCAGAACAACGGGCTCGACCGCGCCGTGGTGATCTTCGGGGCGCTGCTGCTCGTGCTGCTGCTGACGCTGGCCGCGCTGCTGACGGCGGGGCCGCTGATGCGGCTGATCGGGCACAAGGGCGAGGCGGTGATCACCCGCCTGCTCGGGGTGCTGCTCGCCGCGCTCGCGGCGCAGTTCGTCATCGACGGGCTCAAGGCGAGCTTCCCCTCGCTGGGCTAGACGCAAAAAGGGCGCCGCCCGCAGGCGACGCCCCTTTCATCCACGAGAGTGGAAATCAGCGCGCCGCGTTGACGTCGTTCTGCGTCACCGGGGCGATGCGGATCTCGACGCGGCGGTTGCACTGATAGTCGGCCTCGCTGCGTTCGGGGCTGCACTTCAGCTGCGATTCGCCGTAGCCGAGCGTCGCCATGCGCGCGCGCTGGATGCCGCGGCCCGCCAGATAGTCGGCGACCGACGCGGCGCGGCGTTCGGACAGCCCCTGATTATAGCTGTCGCTGCCCGTCGAATCGGTGTGGCCATAGACGTCGATATAGGTGCTCGGATATTCGGCGAGCGTCGAGGCGACATTGTCGAGCGCGCTGCGGAACTGCGACTTCACCATCGCGCTGTTGAGGTCGAAGGTGACGTCGCCGGGCATGTTGAGCACGAGCTGGTCGCCCTGCCGTTCGACGTCGATGCCGGTGCCCGCGGTGCGTTCGCGCAGCTTCTTTTCCTGCTGGTCCATATAATAGCCGACCCCCGCGCCGGCGACCGCGCCGATGCCGGCGCCGACGATTTCCTCGGTGCGGCTGTTGCGACCGCCGATCAGGTCGCCGAGCAGATAGCCGCCCAGCGCGCCGCCGACGCCGCCGATCGCGGCCTTCGAGATGCGCTTTTCGCCCGTTTCGGGATCGGTGACGCAGCCGGTCAGCGCGACGGCGGCGATGCTGGCGAGGGCGGTGAGTTTGATGGTCCTGATATTCATTGGGTGCGCTCCCTTTTTGGCGCGCCGGCTGGTCCCGGTCGCGCTGTTACGTGCCGATAACATCCGGCTGCCGATCTGGTTCCATCGTTCGCCTGAACGCGCGCTGAGCGCAAGCGTGGCGATCCCATTGTGCAATGCGGCGGCTTTCGCTTATAGGGGGCCATGACCGAAGCTGACAGGGGCATGGCGCGACCGCGCCGCACGACCGCCCGATGAGCCCTTTTCCCTGGTCGGACGTCGCGATCATCGCGATCCTCGTCCTCCTCAACGGCCTGTTCGCCATGTCCGAACTCGCGATCGTCTCGGCGCGCGACCCGCGCCTCCAGGCCGCCGAGAAGCGTGGCAGCCGGGGCGCGAAGGTCGCGCGCCAGCTCGCCGCCGACCCCGGGCGCTTCCTGTCGACGGTGCAGGTCGGAATCACGCTGATCGGCATCCTCGCGGGCGCCTATTCGGGCGCCAGTCTCGGCCAGCCGGTCGGCGAGCGGTTGCAGGCGCTGTTCGGCCTTGACGACGAGACCGCGCTGACCGCGGGCTTTGCGGTGGTGATCGCGCTGACGACCTACGCATCGCTGATCGCGGGCGAACTGGTGCCCAAGCAGTTCGCGCTGCGTGCCCCCGAACGCATCGCGATCTTCGTCGCGCCGATCATGTACTGGCTGTCGCGAATCGCCGCGCCGCTCGTCTGGCTGCTCGACAATAGTTCGGGCCTCGTCTTCCGCCTGCTCGGCCTGAGCCGCGAATCGGAAGACCGGGTGACCGCCGAGGAACTGCACCTGATCGTCGCCGAGGCGTCGAAGTCGGGGGTGATCGAGGAAAGCGAGCGCGCGATCATCTCGGGCGTCGTGCGGCTCGCCGACCGGCCGGTGCGCGAAGTGATGACGCCGCGCAAGGACGTCGACTGGATCGACATCGCCGCCGACGCCGACACGGTGCGCGCCAAGCTGCTCGAAAGCCCGCACACGCGCCTGCCGGTCGCGCGCGGCTCGGTCGACGACATCATCGGCATCGTCCAGGCGCGCGACATCGCCGCCGCGCTGTTCCGCGGGCAGATACTCGACCTCGAGCAGCTCACCCGCTCGGCGAAGGTCATCCACGACCAGATC includes:
- a CDS encoding OmpA family protein, with the translated sequence MNIRTIKLTALASIAAVALTGCVTDPETGEKRISKAAIGGVGGALGGYLLGDLIGGRNSRTEEIVGAGIGAVAGAGVGYYMDQQEKKLRERTAGTGIDVERQGDQLVLNMPGDVTFDLNSAMVKSQFRSALDNVASTLAEYPSTYIDVYGHTDSTGSDSYNQGLSERRAASVADYLAGRGIQRARMATLGYGESQLKCSPERSEADYQCNRRVEIRIAPVTQNDVNAAR
- a CDS encoding MarC family protein, which produces MLDLFISAFVTLFVVIDPPGCAPIYASLTTGASAAQRRAMALRATFIAGCILVFFAMFGEALLSFLHIDLDSFRIAGGIMLFMIAIDMVFEKRTERREQRAEKIKATPEVEDVSVFPMAMPMLAGPGSIASVMLLVSQNNGLDRAVVIFGALLLVLLLTLAALLTAGPLMRLIGHKGEAVITRLLGVLLAALAAQFVIDGLKASFPSLG
- a CDS encoding hemolysin family protein, with amino-acid sequence MSPFPWSDVAIIAILVLLNGLFAMSELAIVSARDPRLQAAEKRGSRGAKVARQLAADPGRFLSTVQVGITLIGILAGAYSGASLGQPVGERLQALFGLDDETALTAGFAVVIALTTYASLIAGELVPKQFALRAPERIAIFVAPIMYWLSRIAAPLVWLLDNSSGLVFRLLGLSRESEDRVTAEELHLIVAEASKSGVIEESERAIISGVVRLADRPVREVMTPRKDVDWIDIAADADTVRAKLLESPHTRLPVARGSVDDIIGIVQARDIAAALFRGQILDLEQLTRSAKVIHDQIDAMDALENLRLAEVPMLLVHDEYGHFEGLVTPADLMSAIAGEFASDQDIGSEPFVTEREDGSLLIAGSMPADQMAERLGIELADDRDYATAAGHALAILKHLPVEGEHFTNSGWRFEIVDMDGRKIDKLLVSEVRRPKGEEGE